In the genome of Lathyrus oleraceus cultivar Zhongwan6 chromosome 4, CAAS_Psat_ZW6_1.0, whole genome shotgun sequence, the window tttgagattttgtcccggacgtcgttggaatatcgttaccagcttttttcaactttcgaccgggaacctaaaaattcatataaattaaatcatgactttttgtgatgcaacagaatcgttgcgtatataattcagtgggtatatatatttgtacctctttttgagatgcaaccgactcgatgcgtcttgaaatccctttaccagctttatgtgtgggtcttgtaggagtctaacattaccatgtaataaggattgattaaatatcataattgtagctgaattgaaatgtgaatactaaatattcataatcatctagaacatatatacctcggcatctgggaaaattagatctgacggccatccaacaaaggatccgactgcatctcgcatcaacgttgtctctgaaacaacgtcaggtaatggtagaagcgcgtcggtatctaatacaaggtcaaccgaaactttcatatatcccaccgggaggggattatggtgaagtaattcacccgaagtgttgtgcacttttcccttgccaaccatgcgataagttggtgacgatagatatagctgacaaggtgtaatgccctaaaccaataataaatgttattgttaacgtgtatatgtgtcaagtaaaaaagtgttattttaatttcataataacatatataattacctcgggaaatttcggttgacaattgatactagctcggtcactagtatcttttgcctcggaaccgcacctttcctctctataccttgcattctccttttgcagttcgagtacttgtgcccttaactccgccaaggtctccatgacctctttgttggtaggattttttgtttttggttttttataaaatgacgacggagtcacaccaaaacccttacccctcacacgaccggaatactcaggaacatttagtactcgactaagtacgctcctgcaatcctggacctcggttgaaggtaaggtttgggataaagtctcctgaaatattattagaggagattaaaaatgaattatatgtctaacaaaattttcgatataattaaagaaataatgttacatatacttacacattcgtcataaacattttggaccgcttcaacgacagccccatccttcccaacccgagcagccttccacaatacgtgctccggaagagatgttgtgtcacttttctcctcggctagctacaaattgaatcagattataagatcatcaattataacatattgtgacaatgtataagctcatagcatttgaatatactcacaattctttgttgtaaccgtgcatatcccgtacgcccttttttgtacggatacgcgggttttgatgcccttttccgatttttgtcgcttacttcctggataaaaaagtttaaggcatattagaaccaagtaacttaacaattgtataataccataattaatagacattacatggaatttttcgtttcttcgtttggcaacaaagttatcccattcttcggctgaaataatctcggcatacttcattggccgttctgcttcaacaaagtttccttcctcatccttgagaaatttgttggacaaaaaggatcgaaatcctcggagtctttttccggccaattgaatacaatatttttgccggctttcatcgatgtgaaaggatctctaaaaaacatacaaatggagtgtgttattataagtaatattataacaatatatggtcaacaaatagtcaacaaaaaaaacatataataatatatggtaagtacctgtatctcggaccatattttttctttgccaaccttcaattccggacttctccaattatcacatgtaatcggaatatgttgtcgaacaagggaaccaatgtaacttgccaacattgaaccgttaggctcaattaattggtcttcagcactccaatgtacttcgaacttttcacccttgtctcttgcacgaatgattgacttcataacagtcaatcctcgtttgatttctttttcaacattgttacgtgatccactcgcgtcatgggtatcgtcttggttagccattttatctgtaatatagaaatgattcaataagacccaagtaagacaatgaccatattcgtgaagctacacaaaaaacacattcatataccttccatttctctcatgttacaacaatctaaactctctctttttttcatcattattgaatacaaactcacacacacctactgcatacaaaagaccaatgcaaacttatggtgtttggaacatgaacaaacttgcatccataatcatcaaacttccaagcacaagctcaaacacactccaaatgacatcagttttcaatcaaaaataaaaaaccttacaacaaggtgctcatgaacaccatataatgctcgtttgccctaaacaacattaatcaacataatgcacaaaatgtaaaactcagtttagaaaatgccctaatcaaacacctgaagaaagtgaacggtaacgatggagaagagaaataccttcaaggtgacggtaacgatggagaagaaagtgaacagcgacggtggacgcagataactcagtgaacgtgaacgcagcagcagaaaaaggcgacggcgacaacgacggtgagggagggagaacgaacggatgacgagagtaatcgcagtagagagtaatcacagtagagagaaaacccagttacgtaaacgaaatagcatatagagagggaaaataaagagacatgcagtatatatgttataattttaatgtttaataaaggaccttagagggcgcttgtgtaaaaaaagcgccctttaaagggggcctaagagggcgcttctaaaagcgctctctaaggctttccaaaagctccttataaactggaaatgtacatggacttagagagcgcttttttaaaagcgccctctaagggtacccttagagggcgctttcataaacgcgccctctattggtgtccctccatttcctcattattttttcgcttcactttagagggcgctttgttacaaaagcgccctctaaagtgcgctgtctattcctccttatttttctcttcactttagagtgcgcttctttaagaaagcgccctctaaggtgagctgtctattccagtttttggcgtagtgtattACATCAGGAAGTGTGAAGCTGGGTATGTTGAAGTTAACTAGCGATGTACTTGCAGAAATCAAAGAGGTTCAGAAGTTGGACTTGAGATTGATGGATCAATTAGAACTTATTAACCAAGCAAAAGGAATGGATTTCAAGGTAGGAGAGAATGAGATCATCAAGTTTTGGGACATAGTTTGTGTGTCGGATTTGCAAGAGCTGAAGAAGATAATTCTATAAGAAGGTCATATGAGTAGTTTTAATATTCATCTGAGATCCATGAAGATGTATCAAGATCTCAAAAGGATGTTTTGGTGGCCAGGCATGAAGAAGGGCGTTGTAGAATTTGTGTACTCTTATTTGATATGTCAAAAGTCGAAGATCGAACATCAAAATTCGTTTGGATTGATGCAAGCTTTAAGGTGTCTGGACTACAACTCCAAAAGTGAGTAGCTTGTAAAGTGATTTTAATTCCCCTTCAATTAGACCTATTCATTTTGATCAATTCTCACTTTGTCTACAATCTTTGATAGAGTTTGATTCATGATCTTCGTTATTATTTAGCATCTTTAGTGATATATTGTATACAAAGACATTGTCAATTTCGACTTTATTTTGGTTCCATCACATTCCATTCATGATATAATTTATCGAGATCTCTTTATTTTCATGAATTTCAAGTACCTAATTAGTTCTTCTGAAACTCAAAAATAAATTATGTCAAAGTACTATTAGAATTTTCATATCCTCACTCGAGTCATCTTTAATTCATCTCATTTTCTTGTAGAGGACTTTTAATATTGAAACCAACTTTCATACCACGTTTCATGTGCGGTTTTAACTCATTTGCAATATTAATTTGTCCAACAAAAGAATCTACTTTCATACCCTTAATATTAGAAAAATTAATTTCTCAATTAATAATCACCCTACTAGACTACAATCAAGTATCCAATTATTTGCTcaaattatatataaaaaatgaGATTCATATCAAAATTATTTTTCCAATATTAAGGGGAGAGATTAAGCGGCTGAAGAGTGAATCAAAAGTTCAAATGAATTTGTAGGACATTAATTTAAATTTATATTGCATTAAGATGATTGTTCATATAATTATATTGTAATAGTTTTACAAAATTATGTCAAAGACCTACCTTTGATATAATCCATATTGgtcttttattattttattttttctataATACATGTGAATTTATTCTTCTAATTTGTTTCATGAACAATTTGTTTCATGAACGATATCTTACACATTTTTTATAATTCATGATAAAAAGTTATTCATTGCGGAATTCTTTAGAGATTATTTATTTGTTCTAAATTCATTATTTTGATATAGCTTAGTAAGTTCTGCGTATCAAACATTTATTATTTACTATTGATTGAAACTAATTAGAAGAATAAAATCATATGTATtatagaaaaaataaaataataaaagtttATCTTACACGGACAAAGCGGggctatatatatatatatatatatatatatatatatatatatatatatatatatatatatatattccaatcTCTAAATTTAAGAGGGATCATTCGTTAATTAAATATTCAACAAATCTAAAAATTCTGTTGCACTTCTCACACGGACAAAGTTTATCTTAAtgtttttttatttgtttttttccCGACTCCAGTCAAACAGTTGAAATGAAACCAATTCTTCACCCACAATCTATGAAACCAATTCTTCACCCACAACCTATATTAACATTTCAATTTCAACCTTTATGATTGAGAGAGATCCTTGACAATTTAAAtattcaataaatttaaaaacCCTCTTGCACTCCTCACATGTACATAGTTATTTATTTTAATGTATTTTTCACAAGTACACATATCTATATATAAATACCTATATAGATAACATTTAGTTAAAATACCTTTAATAGTGTGAATTTGTTAGCAAAACTTTATGTTTTGGATCTTGATATCATGATTTTCACAGTGTTTTAGATTCTATAAATAAAACCGTAAAAGCGTACCCGGATCCATGACGTCGATTCTTGTCTGATTTATTGATCCTTGTTTGCAATTGTTTTCTCCTCTCTTCCTTCTTCCTTATTTGTATCTTTGATGATGAAGATACTTTTGTGTATTTGTGAGAAAATGAGAAGGAATGAGAAAAGTTTTATTTTTTTGGTTGCCTAAATGTGTCATTTTATAGACACTTTATTCCAACAGTCATATTACACCCCAAGAGTCATGTCCCAACAGTCATGAAGAGAGAGAAGAGGGATTTgtattttgaatttcaaaataaaacCCCATTGACTTAATTATCCATCTACTAAAATAATAATCACCTTTAGATGTCTTTTATTTAAGTCAAAATATTGTTTACATTAGTCACATCtaattaataataaattaatcCAACAGAATTTTCAATGTAATATTAATAAAATTGCTAATTAAATTTTTTTGTGAAATGAAAATTAAGTAATTATTGTTTAGGATATGTTTAGAAGAATAAAACCAAATATATTTTACAATAGTTATCTAAAGGCATCTAAAGTTTTGGAACACATTTAAGATGCTAAAAACATTAATTTTTTGGAATAGAGTTCAGATGTACATAATCTAGATGATATTATTCCATACACCAAACAAGAGCATACCAACGTGGTTTGAATCCAACCCTTTGTGATTTTCCTTTCACTGCCAAACAGTTTGCTCAAAAGGACAGGAAAATCACAAAGGAAATAGCAGGAGGTTCATATTTATTTAATGGCCACCTTAAGAAATCAAAACTTATAAGTTATATTATTATTGTCTGTCCTGTCCCATTTTGCAAAAACCTAATATTCAAGTGTTTTAAGTTGCTGTCATGGTGTTAACCATTGATTAACCATAAAATGTTTTTAAAGAGGTAAACCCCACAATGTTGTAGTGTCTACTTTGTATGTGCATGCATATGAAGAAACTTATTTAGACTTATATGTATAGCATAACTATTTGTGAAGTGTTTGAGAGAACTTATGACATGATTCTTGCTCAATGTGTCAAAGAAGCCATTCTATCAAGTCACCTAAGAAATTGGGAGAGAGTgtattgatcataacttttaTACCCTAGCTAGGTGATACACAAGATATTAATGTCTACGGTCCCTAATATGGACCTAAAGAATTGGTAGAAGATGGACTCTATAATTTTTAATTAAGTAGCACATTAATTTATTTTTGACTAAAAATATACTATTTTATTAAAAATGCTTATAAAAAAACTATTTTATTAAAAATGGTGGAAGTTCATATTGAACATTTTTTTAATGAAATCTAGCTATATAAGAGTCCCATTAAATACCATAAAATTATGATAAATACTGAAAAAATATTCTTATTCTTAATTCcaatattatatatatatatatatatatatatatatatatatatatatatatatatatatatatatatatatatatatatattaaaataagAAGTATTTTAACTCATCACAAAGAGAcaaaatcaaagaaaatagattaaaaaaaattacaaataaAACAAACACTCCCAAAACCAACATAGAAACAAAACCCAATGTTGTATTAATGTAGAAGTTCACATTTGAACATTTTCTGAAATCAATATTAGGAGCATCCGAAAGTGTTTCTTTCCTTAAACTTGTAATAAAAGCCTCATATTTTAATGATGATGAGTTCAGCTTTTAACTTTAACAAAATTTTACTAgaccaaaaaataaataaatttggAGGATCCATTTTAAACATCCGAGATTATGAGGAACATTTTAAAAGGACATAAAATGTCTTTGCCTAATTCATACTTTGATAGATTTTtatcttttcattttttttaaatgacaaatatataataataaaaagATGAATAGAAGAAATCCTCTAAATTCACTACAAAGGTACAATGTCAAAgaaaatatatccaaaagaaaaAAGCAAGTATAAATAAAATAATCACTTGTGGCATAGCAATCACAGAAGATTATTTACCCAAACAAAGGAATTTAGTTTGGATTCTTAATCACATCTATCAATTTTTTTTCTTCCTCTAGTTAGTAGTTTATTTTCGTATTAGCATATGATTTTTTCTTGTTTTGAATAATATAACATTAACATATTATATCTCAAACTTAACCTAAACATAACTGAATATATACATAACAAAAATGAAAGGAAGGCTAATAGGAAGATATCATCCATATAATTGTTGAGTCATGATACAATTATATATATGTTACTTCAATCTAGGATACAGGCCGAATAATCAGAGTAATTAGAAAAACAACCTACATAAAGTTGATAACTGAAATCAGCTAGCTCATGTATCAATATATATTTGCACTATAGTAGGTTGATTGATGCATATTGATATAATTAAAACTTATAGAACTGAGTAATTAGTGATTACTTGAAGTCGCCGCCGGTGTTACTGTTGGGATGGTTATGATCTTCAGGAATTGGATTCCAGTCCCACAGTCTGTCAGAGAATGTTGTTGGTAGTTGATTCGGTAGAGACATTGGTTGCATAAGCAAAGTAGACAAATGATTAGGATTTGGATTGGAATGGTTTTGAACATTGTAACAGTATTGCTGTTGCTGATAACTCACAAGCCTGTTAAGATCATCCATCATCATTGCAGCACTTGTCGAACCAATGGTAGAACAACTCGCCGATGCAGCTGAGACAGGGAAAATAGCACCACCACCACCACAAGCAGAAACTAACACTGAGTTTCCTCCTGCATATTGTACTACTTGCctaggttgttgttgttgttgctgctgctgttgtTGCATCATTATCAATTGTTCTTCTTCTTCTGCACTGTAAGTTGGAGTACTGTGGTTGTATTTGGATAAACCAAGAGCTGTTGTCACTTGATCTGAATTACAGTCACCGCCGCCGCTGCTATTATTGTTTCCATCCATTTTATTAACTATTTGATTATCAATTACCTTTGAAGATTGTCCAACAACAAATCCTAATCCCAGTGTTTCATTCTGTTTGTTCTTCTCAGAATGCGAGGTTCTCGATGACGATGGAATCGAGGAAGGTCTTGCGATTGGAAGACAACGAGGGAGAGAAGGATGATCTTCTACTCCAGCTCTCTTGTATACGCGACACAGCGATATCTCACCCTTCAAATTTGAATCCAAACAAAAATCAACATTTATTAGTTACTATTATAAGAATCAACAATTTAGCAAACATTTCATATGCattattttgattaaaaaaaaaaGTACAGTGTGAATCTAACAGCACCATGAAAGTGATCACGAGAGATGAAGGGAATTAATTAATTTGTGGTCAGAGTTTTCAAATTCATGCATGAAATCGTACATGTGTATGTTAGAAAaggagagagaaagagaaagagaaggaaatTAATCACAAACGGTGATAGTTGTTGTAAGTAGCCACTGTTTGTTTGTACTCTCTTACTCTCTTTCTTCTATCACGTATTAATTAATGGCTTCTTCTTCTACTTCCAATTTCGCTTCTCTTCTCACTGATTGATTTGAATATTATATATATGGTTACAGGCTTCTACTGTTTTGTTTTGGTGTTCTATAGATTTGAATCTATGATTACTTCCAAATCAATAACCTAATCGATTCTGAAAAAAGCTACTATAATAATTAATATAGCTCTTTAAAACTAGGGTTAATTGATTTTTCAAAACCAAATTAAGAAACAGTTtgaatatatttttttatatgaTGAAATAGATGAAGAACAAAGACTATTTGATAATTAAGAAGAAGTGATTTGAATTTACATACCTTTTGATATCGTTCGGTTTCGTGTTGAGGTAAGCGATACTCGTTCATAATCCAACTAGTTCTTATACCTTTAGGAGCTTTACCAGAATAGAAAACTAGGGTTTTCTTCAGTCCAATTGATCGGAAATTTTCAGTTCTAATCATCCTATCAGCTCCGGTAGCTTTCCAATAACCAGAAGTTGTTACGCGATTAGGACGATCACCGTTTCTATACTTTCGATCTCGAGGCACATAAAAGTACCATTCCTTCTCTCCAATCGCCGCCAAAGCTGTTCATCACACAATCCATTTTCAATCACATAAACAAAAGCAATTGGTGTATGTGAATtattgaagaagaagaagaagaatgataTATTATATATAGTGAGTATAGAATAGTAGTGCTAtatataaaaaatgaaattaaagaTGGAAACAAAAAAGTGATTGTTGCCAGAATTGCTTCAAGAAAGGGGAAGTTCTTATATtattatatagatatatatatgatgatgactatatgtatatatatatatatataccagGAAGTTCCCAAGGGTCATAGCGATAAAGATCGAGAAAAGTGATAAGCTCAACGTTGAAACGCTTTCCCTCAACCTTACGGCGAAGGTAGAATTCAACAAGTTCTTCTTCAGTAGGATGGAAACGAAAACCTGGCATAACCATGTCATGCTCGTGATCATCATCAACTATagctgttgttgttgtggtagTAGCTTTAGTAATTATATTGTTATCGTTGGAGTTAGAAGTTCCATCTTCGTGAGTATTGTTGCTCAAGCTCATGGTTATGGTTGGTGATGATGTTGCTGCTCCTCCTGCTATTGCCATCCACTCTCTCTAACTAACTACTTAACAAAAGTCACTTTTTGGTTTGCTCTCTCCTCTTTTATAGTGTTATAGGAAAATTAATTAAAGATAAGAGATTGGTATGTAGGAAAATTAATTAGAGATAAGAGAGATTGGTATTTTATTTTAcatatatgtatatatgtatatgtatgcCAATTGATTGagttttttttaatttataattttttagTTTCTTTTACTTTTGATAGATGAGGAAAAGAGAGAAGAAGTAGAATTAATGAGTTATGGGCCCTACACTCTAGAAAATGACTTTTAAGAAGAGACAGGGTGGACACAGCCCCAAAAGGGGTGCCATTTGCTTGGACCTTTCTTCAACCCTTACTAAACATATATCGGATCAAAATACcataaataaaattatttaatatATATGTCTATGTTTGCTAAAATATATTATTTGGAAGTTTGTAGCAACAAAATATCAATATCTCATCTAATTAAAACAATTTCAGGTCGTCCATACTACGCAAATAGCACAAAAGTCTAATAGGAGTGAAGAACGACATTCAGGATAGTGGGGACAATCTAATGGGTgtaaatacatatattaaatCATTTTTAGACGTTATATTAGAGGGGACAATCCCACCAACATAACCAAGGTCTTGGCAGAAGGTCGTCGACTGGATCTTTAGGTACAATTCTTCTTGAGACAGATCCCCGTTTTGTTTGCGATACATCTCGGCCCCTGTCAAATAGTAGCTTTGGGTCCAATACTTGCAAAAGACATCCGAGTACGCGGGTGGGGGACCAGACTCTAACCGACAGATATTTACATGTGCCTCATAACTAAGATAGGTGATCAAGAAAAAACAGTCATCGGAATGTTTCACACTATTAGAATAAGCTTTGAAATATTTGATGTTCTACCTCAAAGAACACAAATCAGAGTCATTCACATGGTTGGTGCTGATTTGAGTCTTGAAAAGGTGGTAGAACAACGTTAGAGTTGGTTTTCTCCCCTTATATTCACACAAATGCTAAAAAACTTTGATGAATGCCCAACTCACTAAATGTAATTGGGAAAGAGCGATAAGAAGATGATTCAGTATGCCAATTTCAAACTCATTGAAGGAGAGGCAATACCCTATGAGAAAAAACAAGAATTCATGGAAAGCGATCACACATCAGTCATATTGATTGCAGATCCTCTTATCCTTGTCTCGGGGAAACATTCCCTAGTCAATCGTAGGACCCTCATCAATTGCAGTTTGGTTGAATGCTTCCTTACGAACAAAGGTGGAAACAGACTCCAATATCTATGAATCCACCCAGTTTGTCGAAATATTACTAGTCTTCTTGGTCGAATTTGATATAATAACCATAATTAATTTATGTTGCAAAGGTTGCAGGTACAATATGGCAAGCGAGTAAGCTCAAACACCCATTATCTCAAAAATCCTAAGAAGTTGAATGAAGGAAAAAGGAGAATATTGAAATCCATGACTTAGAGGAAAGATCAACCAAACATAAAAGACTAACACCAGTCCACGTGATCAACCAAACTTGATCTTGCATTTGGACGAAAAGCGTTCCCA includes:
- the LOC127138256 gene encoding NAC domain-containing protein 35, giving the protein MAIAGGAATSSPTITMSLSNNTHEDGTSNSNDNNIITKATTTTTTAIVDDDHEHDMVMPGFRFHPTEEELVEFYLRRKVEGKRFNVELITFLDLYRYDPWELPALAAIGEKEWYFYVPRDRKYRNGDRPNRVTTSGYWKATGADRMIRTENFRSIGLKKTLVFYSGKAPKGIRTSWIMNEYRLPQHETERYQKGEISLCRVYKRAGVEDHPSLPRCLPIARPSSIPSSSRTSHSEKNKQNETLGLGFVVGQSSKVIDNQIVNKMDGNNNSSGGGDCNSDQVTTALGLSKYNHSTPTYSAEEEEQLIMMQQQQQQQQQQPRQVVQYAGGNSVLVSACGGGGAIFPVSAASASCSTIGSTSAAMMMDDLNRLVSYQQQQYCYNVQNHSNPNPNHLSTLLMQPMSLPNQLPTTFSDRLWDWNPIPEDHNHPNSNTGGDFK